AATGCTCAAGGAGTCTGATAATGGTTCTGCTAGCTTTATTCTTGACCAAGTCACAGGTACAAGTTCTAAACCAAAACTAAAAAGTGAAAAATTTCAAATTTGGAAAAATAAACGCCAACAAGTTAACCGATTTTTTCAACAAGCTGGTTACAACAATATTAGTATTATTCAAAAAACATTTCCCATTTACTACATTAATCTCCCAGAACCTGAGGGAAATGAATCGCAGCTACTAGGTAACTCACGGAACTGGAATAGGATAACAACCAAACACGCAGCTAGACTATTGTACGAAATTTGTTACGCAAAACAGGCTGTTTCTCTACAAGCTAGCAAAAAAATGTGTGGGTGGCTCAAAAGGGATTTAAATCCCAAAGTTTGGCAACCCGCAGACTCTTATGATTTCAACCCTGTACGAACCTTTTTTGGTAAATCTTTACCCCATACTCGTGTTCAGTTGCATTCTAAGGCAGGCTGGACTTCTGTTTCTCGAACAGAAGCAGCAATGGTTGTTACAGAAAATAGCAAAGGTACTTATATTTTGGCGACTTTTGCTCAAGATTCAGCATATGCTGATGACGTAGAAATTTTTCCTAAAATGTCTCGTCTTGTCTATAAACGTATGACTTCTCGAAGTTCAAGATAGGATAGGAATCCTTTGAGGAGTTGTCAAACTCTCTGTTTTTTTTCTTTGTTATTTAAGTAAGTATAGAAGATAAAATCACACTTTGCATCAGTTAACGATGTATTGTTTTAAACTCAGCAAAAAGTCTTAGAAAAGTTTCAGAACCCCTTATCTCAAAACCAGTAAATGCATGATAAGGTGTTAACTCCATTGTCTTCCTTTGCCGCCTAACCTAATGCATTTGTACTCTTTACATCCCCAACACCTTGAGGAATTAGTCAAAGAGAGTGGTATAGATTTAGACCTTGCTAGATTCAACTTTATGTCTCTACAAGGCAGAACCACTTATGAATACCTGCTAATTTCTGAACATCTTCCCCGTACAAATACTGGAATGGTCAAAAGTGGGTGGTTGCAGCGGTACAGCCATATCACTGAAGGTGGTTGGTGGTGTTCTGGACTTGATCCCTTAAATCATTGGCATACCATGGAGTGGGGGTGCTTAAAGCCCAACCAACCTCGATTGAATGAAAATGGCAAGTTGATTAAGTACGAGCATCCACCCAGCACACCAACACGGGTATTTTGTCTGCGGGTATCGCTACGTATTTGGCAGCAAGTTGCCCAACGTTACAATGTAGCCATGCCCGACAATATCAACATTGCCTGTAATGGTGAAGCCAAAGGCTTTTGGCAATGGGTTATAGAACGAAACATTCCTGTGATTATTTGCGAGGGTGTTAAAAAAGCAGCAGCACTATTGACACAAGGATATGCATCTCTAGCCATCCCTGGAATTACCAGTGGTTACCGCGTCATTAAGGATAATTTTGGCAAACTGATTTCGCGCCAGCTGATCCCTGATTTGGCGGTGTTTACTAATACTCAGCGAATCTTTTACATTTGCTTTGATTTTGAAACTCAACCTAAGACAATCGCAGCAGTCAATAATGCTATCTCTCAGCTAGGATTTCTATTTCAAGAAAAAAATTGCCCCGTCCAAGTCATTGAACTTCCTGGAATGGAAAAAGGGGTTGATGATTTTATTGTCGCCAAAGGTGCAAGTGCTTTTGACGCAATTTATCGCCAAAGCGTTGATTTAGAAGTTTACCTTGCCCAAATCAAACCCCACACCGAGTTAACCATTCCTGCTGCACTCACTCTCAACCGTCGCTACTTAGGGGAAATACCGTTCCCCACCTCCGGATTAGTTGGAGTGAAGTCTGCAAAAGGAACAGGAAAAACCACAACAGTGCAAGCAGTTGTGAATCAAGCCAAAAGCAGAAATCAACCCGTATTACTCATTACTCATAGAATTCAATTGGGAAGGTTTTTATGCGAAAAAATTGGCATTCAATGGGGAATGGGTAAAGAGGAATGGTTTCGTAATGAGCGTTTAAGTGCTTACTACAAGCCTAATTCTCTCGGACTATGTATCGATTCTGTTTGGAAGCTGAATCCTGAAGATTGGCGAGGGGCAATCATAATTTTGGATGAAGTAGAACAGTCTTTATGGCATCTACTTAACAGCGATACTTGTAAAGATAAGCGTGTCAAAATTTTAAAAGTCTTCCAGCAGATTCTTTCTACTGTGCTGATAACTGGAGGTTTAGTTATTGCCCAAGATGCTGATTTATCAGATGTCTCCTTAGAATATTTGCAGGGATTGGCAGGAATTCAAATAACGCCTTGGATAATTGTTAATCAGTGGAAGCCACAGCAAGGTTGGGATGTGACTTTTTATGATTCCCCCAATCCAACTCCCTTAATTCATCAATTGGAACTAGATTTAATCACAGGACATAAATGTTACGTTACGACCGATAGTCGCTCTGGACGTTACAGTTGTGAAACAATTGAACGTTACCTTAAAGAGCGTTTAGAAAGATTGCAACAGCAATTCCCAAAAACTTTAGTTATCAGTAGTCATACGACAAACACACCCGGTCATGAAGCCGTTGATTTTGTAGCAGCTATTAATCAAAAAATTACTGAATACAGCACTGTTTTTGTCACTCCTAGCCTTGGGACAGGAATTAGCATTGATGTCCAACACTTCGACCGCGTTTACGGTATTTTTCAAGGAGTTATTCCTGACTCTGAAGCACGACAAGCATTAGCAAGAGTACGCGACGATGTACCGCGTGTTGTTTGGTGTGCTAAGCGAGGAATTGGCTTAATTGGTAGTGGAAGTACAAATTATCGTTCGTTGTCTTATTGGTATCAGGAGAATCAAAAAGAAAATTTAGCATTACTTAGTCCTCTACATAAAATTGATGTAGATTTGCCGTTAGTTTATGACCCTACTCATTTGCGAACTTGGGCAAAGTTATCTGCAAGGGTGAATGCTTCTATGACTCTTTACCGTCAATCTATGAAAGATGGTTTAATTTCTGATGGACATCAAATTTATGTACGGAGTAACGACGTTCAAAAAAATATTATTCGAGATTTACGCCTTGCCTTTCTAGCAACTGAACCACATGACTTAGAAACTCGGAAAAGGTTGATATTAGAAATTTTTAAAGTTCAAAAAGATTGGTTTCAAAGCCGTAATAAATCAAAAGAAATTGACTGTAAAATTAGAGAAATTAAGCGCCAAAATCAATTGACTGCTGCAACTGCTGTAGCCACTGCTAAAGATATTGATTATGTGGAATACGAGCATTTCTTAGTTAAACACGCCCTTACTCATGAGGAACGCAACCAAATTAATAAATATATTTTAAGACAAAAGTATGGTATTGAAATAACTCCCCTGCTAAAATTACGGGATGACAAAGGATATTATTGCAAATTATTAACACACTATTATCTAACTCACGAAAGCGAGTTTCTTCGCCTGAGAGATAAGCAAGAATGGTCTCAGCAATTGTCTTGGGGTGAAGGTAAAGTTTTTTTGCCAGATTTAAAGACTAACACGCTTAAAGTGGAAGCATTGAGAGCATTAGGAATGCTACAGTATCTCGAACCAGAACGAGAA
The sequence above is a segment of the Mastigocladopsis repens PCC 10914 genome. Coding sequences within it:
- a CDS encoding plasmid replication protein, CyRepA1 family, whose amino-acid sequence is MHLYSLHPQHLEELVKESGIDLDLARFNFMSLQGRTTYEYLLISEHLPRTNTGMVKSGWLQRYSHITEGGWWCSGLDPLNHWHTMEWGCLKPNQPRLNENGKLIKYEHPPSTPTRVFCLRVSLRIWQQVAQRYNVAMPDNINIACNGEAKGFWQWVIERNIPVIICEGVKKAAALLTQGYASLAIPGITSGYRVIKDNFGKLISRQLIPDLAVFTNTQRIFYICFDFETQPKTIAAVNNAISQLGFLFQEKNCPVQVIELPGMEKGVDDFIVAKGASAFDAIYRQSVDLEVYLAQIKPHTELTIPAALTLNRRYLGEIPFPTSGLVGVKSAKGTGKTTTVQAVVNQAKSRNQPVLLITHRIQLGRFLCEKIGIQWGMGKEEWFRNERLSAYYKPNSLGLCIDSVWKLNPEDWRGAIIILDEVEQSLWHLLNSDTCKDKRVKILKVFQQILSTVLITGGLVIAQDADLSDVSLEYLQGLAGIQITPWIIVNQWKPQQGWDVTFYDSPNPTPLIHQLELDLITGHKCYVTTDSRSGRYSCETIERYLKERLERLQQQFPKTLVISSHTTNTPGHEAVDFVAAINQKITEYSTVFVTPSLGTGISIDVQHFDRVYGIFQGVIPDSEARQALARVRDDVPRVVWCAKRGIGLIGSGSTNYRSLSYWYQENQKENLALLSPLHKIDVDLPLVYDPTHLRTWAKLSARVNASMTLYRQSMKDGLISDGHQIYVRSNDVQKNIIRDLRLAFLATEPHDLETRKRLILEIFKVQKDWFQSRNKSKEIDCKIREIKRQNQLTAATAVATAKDIDYVEYEHFLVKHALTHEERNQINKYILRQKYGIEITPLLKLRDDKGYYCKLLTHYYLTHESEFLRLRDKQEWSQQLSWGEGKVFLPDLKTNTLKVEALRALGMLQYLEPEREFSENDADLLLLRNISFQCSKHIKRALGINLLQEKEYISPIKILNRLLNLLGLKLKRVNNAVYQIDTETLYDGREEIFAVWQQRDELMLANVKGVVDYPSPWKGGATHRRPEGGFPQGTKPAFAGYIASASTLQLHFEQFF
- a CDS encoding serine hydrolase, yielding MPKKPLSITLIDAKTGETAGYQQDIPRYPASVVKMFWMVVLYAQIESGLWKNEKDFAPYLAKMLKESDNGSASFILDQVTGTSSKPKLKSEKFQIWKNKRQQVNRFFQQAGYNNISIIQKTFPIYYINLPEPEGNESQLLGNSRNWNRITTKHAARLLYEICYAKQAVSLQASKKMCGWLKRDLNPKVWQPADSYDFNPVRTFFGKSLPHTRVQLHSKAGWTSVSRTEAAMVVTENSKGTYILATFAQDSAYADDVEIFPKMSRLVYKRMTSRSSR